The following coding sequences are from one Paenibacillus sp. JDR-2 window:
- a CDS encoding FAD-dependent oxidoreductase, whose translation MRHETVKSDVTVIGGGLAGISAAIAAARLGQKVALVHNRPVLGGNSSSEVRVWVCGATGHGVNRYARETGIMGELFIQNQYRNPEGNPYLWDVTLLEAVRAESNLTLYMNTDVREVEADGELDARIIRSVTGWMMGSEREMTFESDVFLDCTGDGLVGFLAGAAYRIGREARQEYGEDWAPEAADDITLGSTLLFYTKDTGKPVRFVAPSFAKDITTTSIPLKRVIRSGDSGCHYWWIEWGGELDTVHENERIRDELWSVIYGIWDYIKNSGQFEAENMTLEWVGSIPGKREYRRFLGDTILTQNDVIAQRPFEDRIAFGGWSIDLHPPQGMYATESGSKHLHADGIYHIPFGSLYSRNVGNLLFAGRNVSASHVAFGTTRVMATCAVMGEAAGVGAALSASKGITPRELRERHLTELQQTMLRMDASIIGLRNEDPADLARTGTVTASSTMTQIRLDRPAEEYRLASDVGFVFPADGGFDGLTLLVSTSEATSLTVELWDTGRPENYVPAGFKQALTIPVRAGEKQWLDVPADNTLFGNEPCNVFVIVRANEEASLHTSAVPVTGVLAFERGVKPIVSSDLEDHQPDQPVIEWSMKRLVRKPFCFAVGTKAFAPDKVIDGYARPYGGPRQWVSQPLAEGREEWVEVELSQPADVKEVHITFNDDVNEDLINLHHHETPFLVIPEVAKSYELQAWAGGEWIIVASDSMNRTRKKIHTLGKPVRTDRVRIVVKETNGGEHAEVIEIRIYE comes from the coding sequence ATGAGACATGAAACGGTAAAATCCGATGTGACGGTTATTGGCGGAGGCCTGGCAGGAATCAGCGCGGCGATTGCGGCGGCAAGATTGGGGCAAAAGGTGGCGCTTGTCCATAACCGGCCGGTGCTTGGCGGCAATTCCAGCTCCGAGGTGCGGGTATGGGTATGCGGCGCTACCGGGCATGGCGTTAACCGTTATGCCCGCGAAACCGGCATCATGGGAGAGCTCTTTATTCAGAATCAGTACCGCAATCCGGAAGGCAATCCTTATCTCTGGGATGTGACGCTGCTGGAAGCGGTAAGAGCGGAGTCTAATCTAACCTTATATATGAATACGGATGTGAGGGAAGTCGAAGCTGACGGCGAGCTGGATGCTAGAATCATACGAAGCGTAACGGGCTGGATGATGGGCTCGGAGCGGGAAATGACGTTCGAAAGCGACGTTTTCCTTGACTGTACGGGAGACGGATTAGTGGGCTTCCTCGCGGGGGCGGCATACCGCATCGGCCGGGAAGCCCGTCAGGAGTACGGGGAGGATTGGGCGCCGGAGGCTGCCGACGATATTACGCTTGGCAGCACCTTGCTGTTCTATACGAAGGATACCGGCAAGCCGGTCCGGTTCGTTGCTCCATCGTTTGCGAAAGACATTACGACGACCTCGATTCCGCTCAAGCGCGTGATCCGAAGCGGCGATTCCGGCTGCCATTACTGGTGGATCGAATGGGGCGGCGAGCTGGATACCGTTCACGAGAACGAACGGATCCGGGATGAATTATGGTCCGTTATTTACGGCATCTGGGATTATATAAAAAACTCCGGTCAATTCGAAGCCGAGAATATGACGCTGGAATGGGTTGGTTCCATTCCGGGCAAGCGGGAATACCGGCGTTTCCTCGGCGATACCATCCTGACGCAAAACGACGTGATCGCCCAGCGTCCGTTCGAGGACCGCATCGCCTTTGGCGGCTGGTCGATTGACCTGCATCCGCCGCAAGGCATGTACGCAACCGAAAGCGGCTCCAAGCATCTCCATGCCGACGGCATCTACCATATTCCGTTCGGCTCCTTGTACTCCCGGAATGTAGGCAATCTGCTGTTCGCGGGACGTAATGTCAGCGCCTCTCATGTTGCCTTCGGGACAACCCGCGTTATGGCAACCTGCGCGGTAATGGGGGAAGCGGCCGGCGTTGGCGCCGCGCTGTCGGCCAGTAAAGGCATTACGCCACGCGAGCTGCGCGAGCGGCATCTAACCGAGCTTCAGCAAACGATGCTGCGCATGGATGCCTCCATAATTGGTCTACGCAATGAAGATCCGGCGGATTTGGCGAGAACGGGAACGGTGACGGCATCCAGTACGATGACGCAAATCCGGCTGGACCGTCCGGCTGAAGAGTACCGGCTTGCTTCGGATGTCGGATTTGTGTTTCCTGCGGACGGCGGCTTTGACGGATTAACTCTTCTTGTGTCAACATCCGAAGCAACCAGCTTAACCGTTGAGCTTTGGGATACGGGACGTCCGGAGAATTATGTGCCGGCTGGTTTTAAGCAAGCGTTGACCATCCCGGTTAGAGCGGGGGAGAAACAATGGCTGGATGTGCCTGCAGACAATACGCTTTTTGGTAATGAGCCTTGCAATGTGTTTGTTATTGTCCGTGCCAATGAAGAGGCAAGCCTCCATACGTCAGCCGTTCCGGTTACCGGCGTGCTAGCGTTCGAGAGAGGCGTTAAGCCGATTGTAAGCTCCGATCTGGAGGACCATCAGCCGGATCAGCCGGTAATTGAATGGTCTATGAAACGACTGGTCCGCAAGCCTTTCTGCTTTGCGGTTGGCACAAAGGCTTTTGCGCCGGACAAAGTGATTGACGGTTATGCGCGTCCGTATGGCGGTCCGCGTCAGTGGGTGTCCCAGCCGTTGGCGGAGGGCCGGGAAGAGTGGGTGGAGGTTGAGCTGTCCCAGCCGGCCGACGTAAAGGAAGTTCATATCACCTTTAACGATGACGTGAACGAGGATCTGATTAACCTACATCACCATGAGACTCCGTTCCTTGTTATTCCGGAGGTTGCCAAATCGTATGAGTTGCAGGCATGGGCAGGCGGCGAATGGATCATTGTCGCGAGTGACAGCATGAACCGGACCCGTAAAAAAATCCATACGCTGGGCAAGCCGGTACGGACGGACCGGGTCCGGATCGTGGTGAAGGAAACCAACGGCGGCGAACATGCCGAAGTGATTGAAATCCGCATTTATGAATAA
- a CDS encoding carbohydrate ABC transporter permease has product MKRKSWIQKQGWIGYAFVLPNMLGIVAFFILPALYSFVMMFTDYQFANPNWKFTGMDNINRLFGDDQFYASLKHTAIFLFSVPVSLGLAFLVALVLNRSVYLKGLLRGMFFLPYISSGVAVAFVWMLLFQPSQGPINEVLRFIGIVSPPGWFADTKSAMYAIDVIQIWFMLGYNMIIYLAALQEISTEQLEAARIDGAGSATITWRIVWPLVSPTTFMLLITGLIMTVKSFSLIQAITGGGPSGSTTILSLFVYKTAFSYYEMGYASTISWFLFVFILIITIIQWVGQKRWVHY; this is encoded by the coding sequence GTGAAAAGGAAAAGCTGGATTCAGAAGCAAGGCTGGATTGGTTACGCGTTTGTTTTACCGAATATGCTGGGCATTGTGGCCTTCTTTATTTTGCCTGCCCTGTATTCATTCGTTATGATGTTTACGGATTATCAGTTCGCTAATCCCAATTGGAAGTTCACCGGCATGGACAATATCAACCGTTTGTTTGGCGATGATCAGTTCTATGCCTCGCTTAAGCATACCGCCATCTTCCTGTTCTCCGTTCCCGTCTCCCTGGGGCTGGCGTTCCTCGTTGCGCTGGTGCTCAACCGCAGCGTGTACTTGAAGGGACTGCTCAGGGGGATGTTCTTCCTGCCGTATATCTCAAGCGGCGTAGCGGTTGCGTTTGTCTGGATGCTGCTGTTCCAGCCGTCCCAAGGCCCAATCAATGAAGTGCTTCGCTTTATCGGCATTGTTTCGCCACCGGGTTGGTTCGCGGATACAAAATCGGCGATGTATGCGATCGACGTTATCCAAATCTGGTTTATGCTTGGCTACAACATGATTATTTACTTGGCGGCCTTGCAGGAAATCTCGACCGAGCAACTTGAAGCCGCGCGTATCGACGGAGCAGGTTCGGCAACCATTACATGGCGGATCGTATGGCCGCTTGTTAGTCCAACGACCTTTATGCTGCTTATTACGGGTCTGATTATGACCGTTAAGTCCTTCTCTCTTATCCAGGCTATTACGGGCGGAGGCCCAAGCGGAAGCACCACCATCCTATCGCTGTTCGTCTACAAAACAGCCTTCAGTTACTATGAGATGGGTTATGCGTCCACGATTTCCTGGTTCCTGTTCGTCTTTATTCTTATCATTACGATCATCCAGTGGGTCGGACAAAAACGCTGGGTCCATTACTAA
- a CDS encoding carbohydrate ABC transporter permease — translation MIETNKNLPVKLSVTILMLIAGLFMIVPFLWMISTSFQTPSEVFRQWLPSKLDLSSHKRIWSGSYNFLPYYLNSLKISVIGTAGAVFMSALAAYGFARTEFKGRNTLFMVYLSMMMIPPQVIFVPKFIMFNWLHIYNTHWALILPAMFSIFGVFMLRQFFLGIPKEITESAFLDGAGHFRIFFRLVLPLAKPALATFAIIDFSWQWNDYENALVFLQSPKLYTIPLGLQNFVLENNVDYNGMMAASSAAIVPMILIFLLGQKYIIQGISSSAVKG, via the coding sequence ATGATTGAAACCAATAAGAACCTACCGGTTAAGCTTTCCGTTACGATCTTGATGCTGATCGCAGGGTTGTTTATGATTGTCCCTTTCTTATGGATGATCAGCACATCCTTCCAGACCCCAAGCGAAGTATTCCGCCAATGGCTTCCTTCGAAGCTCGACTTAAGCAGTCATAAGCGGATATGGTCGGGAAGCTATAACTTTTTGCCTTATTATTTGAACTCTCTGAAAATATCGGTGATAGGCACAGCCGGCGCCGTCTTTATGTCGGCACTTGCCGCTTACGGCTTTGCCCGTACGGAATTTAAAGGGCGGAACACCCTTTTTATGGTATATTTATCCATGATGATGATTCCCCCTCAAGTGATCTTTGTTCCGAAATTCATCATGTTTAACTGGCTTCATATTTATAACACGCATTGGGCGCTCATATTGCCTGCGATGTTTTCGATCTTTGGCGTATTTATGCTCCGGCAGTTTTTCCTGGGCATTCCTAAGGAAATTACGGAGTCGGCCTTTCTTGACGGCGCGGGTCATTTCCGGATATTCTTCCGGCTTGTTCTGCCGCTGGCTAAGCCGGCCTTGGCGACGTTTGCGATTATCGATTTCTCCTGGCAATGGAATGATTACGAGAATGCGCTTGTCTTCCTGCAAAGCCCCAAGCTGTATACGATTCCTCTTGGCCTCCAGAATTTCGTTCTGGAAAACAACGTTGACTACAACGGCATGATGGCAGCCTCTTCGGCGGCAATCGTTCCTATGATTCTAATTTTCCTGCTTGGCCAGAAGTACATTATACAAGGTATTTCCAGTTCGGCCGTTAAAGGCTAA
- the iolE gene encoding myo-inosose-2 dehydratase: protein MKTLPFKIGAHPINWVGEDVKEHGADTTYEQIMDDMQRLGLTGTEMGRKYPTEIEVLKQELAKRNLQLVSQWKSVLFSDPAYREEELAAYEQHVKFLKEMGSTVISTCEVGGSLHFDPRRTPHEKEVIPLDEAGWKSLAEGLNAAGALAKQHGLKLTYHHHGGTAVESPEEIDRLMELTDPDLVHLLFDTGHAYYGGANPLEVLRKHYNRIAYIHLKDVRQQVLDEARAEKADFITCIRKGVFTVPGTGDLDFRPVVEELLARGYNGWAMLEGEQDPAKSPAFEFASKAITYLESLLPTKAGESQ from the coding sequence ATGAAGACATTGCCGTTCAAGATTGGCGCCCATCCGATCAACTGGGTCGGAGAAGACGTGAAGGAGCACGGTGCCGATACCACTTACGAGCAGATTATGGATGATATGCAGCGGTTAGGTTTGACCGGAACCGAGATGGGACGCAAGTATCCGACTGAAATTGAGGTTCTGAAGCAAGAGCTTGCGAAAAGAAACCTGCAGCTGGTATCCCAGTGGAAATCCGTGCTGTTCTCCGATCCGGCTTACCGGGAGGAAGAGCTTGCGGCTTACGAGCAGCATGTTAAATTCCTCAAGGAAATGGGCAGTACGGTGATCAGCACATGCGAGGTAGGCGGTTCGCTGCATTTCGATCCGCGCCGCACGCCTCACGAGAAGGAAGTTATTCCGCTTGACGAAGCAGGCTGGAAGAGTCTTGCCGAAGGGCTGAACGCAGCCGGAGCATTGGCCAAGCAACATGGCCTTAAGCTGACCTACCATCATCATGGCGGAACGGCCGTGGAAAGCCCGGAAGAAATCGACCGTCTGATGGAGCTGACCGACCCGGACCTCGTGCACCTGCTGTTTGATACCGGGCATGCCTACTATGGCGGAGCGAATCCGCTTGAAGTGCTTCGCAAGCATTATAACCGGATCGCCTACATTCATCTGAAGGATGTACGGCAGCAGGTGCTGGATGAAGCGCGTGCGGAAAAAGCCGATTTCATCACATGTATTCGCAAAGGCGTATTTACGGTTCCGGGAACCGGCGATCTTGATTTCCGCCCGGTTGTGGAGGAGCTGCTGGCCCGCGGTTATAACGGCTGGGCAATGCTCGAGGGGGAACAGGATCCTGCGAAATCTCCGGCATTCGAATTCGCGTCCAAAGCCATTACTTATCTGGAGTCGCTACTTCCTACGAAAGCGGGGGAATCCCAATGA
- a CDS encoding VOC family protein, protein MKVKRIVANINAKDVAAAKCFYQDVLGLDLLMDHGWIRTYGLNEEMSIQISFASQGGSETPTPDLSIEVDDVDAALEGMKRAGFPIEYGPVNEPWGVRRFYVRDPFGKLINILAHE, encoded by the coding sequence ATGAAGGTCAAACGAATCGTCGCCAATATCAATGCAAAGGATGTCGCAGCGGCAAAATGCTTCTACCAGGATGTGCTCGGCCTTGATTTATTGATGGATCATGGTTGGATTAGAACTTATGGTTTAAATGAAGAGATGAGTATTCAAATTAGTTTCGCTTCGCAGGGCGGCTCGGAAACGCCTACGCCCGATCTATCGATTGAAGTCGACGATGTCGATGCTGCATTGGAAGGCATGAAGAGGGCTGGATTCCCGATAGAATATGGTCCTGTTAATGAGCCTTGGGGCGTTCGGCGATTCTATGTCCGCGATCCGTTTGGCAAGCTTATTAACATTCTGGCTCATGAATAA
- the iolD gene encoding 3D-(3,5/4)-trihydroxycyclohexane-1,2-dione acylhydrolase (decyclizing) gives MTTIRLTMAQALVRFLDAQYVSIDGEEIKFVQGVMGIFGHGNVTGIGEALEYSPGSLTLIQGKNEQGMVHAAAAFAKQKNRLQIYACTSSIGPGALNMVTAAGTATVNRIPVLLLPGDNFASRQPDPVLQQLEVASDYTVSATDAFKPVSKYWDRIVRPEQLMSAALQAMRVLTDPAETGAVTLALPQDVQAEAYDYPEAFFSKRIHYIDRRPPAEGAVQRAADLLKGKKKPLIIAGGGVLYASAVSELQDLAETYGIPVAETQAGKSVLPWNHPLNVGGVGVTGTLAANLLAKQADVIIGVGTRYSDFTTSSKSAFADDVQFININVSPLDSAKWGGAALTGDAKPGLTQLAEALAASGYQTAYGGHEVADLKKTWDAEVDRLYSLKHEQGLAQTHALGVIQNTIDPSSVIVCAAGSLPGDLHRLWRPAQPKTYHMEYGFSCMGYEVSGAFGAALATAGEREVYAVVGDGSYFMLHSELITSLQEGVKITILLFDNHGFQCIHNLQRGHGSEGFGNEFRYRDNATGRLTGSYMPIDFTAHARSLGAKAYKANSAEELKAALLQAKQETVSTLIEIPVVPGTNTAGYESWWNVGVPEVSVSNKVLDAHVDMKQRIRAARTI, from the coding sequence ATGACTACTATTCGATTGACGATGGCCCAGGCTTTGGTTCGGTTCCTCGATGCGCAGTATGTTTCAATCGATGGCGAGGAGATCAAGTTCGTTCAAGGCGTCATGGGGATTTTTGGACACGGCAATGTGACGGGGATCGGCGAGGCGCTGGAGTATAGCCCCGGCAGTCTGACTTTGATTCAGGGCAAAAACGAGCAAGGCATGGTGCATGCGGCTGCGGCCTTTGCGAAGCAAAAGAACCGCCTGCAAATCTATGCTTGCACCTCTTCTATCGGACCTGGCGCGCTGAATATGGTAACCGCCGCTGGTACCGCTACCGTTAACCGCATACCCGTACTGTTGCTGCCAGGGGACAACTTTGCATCCCGCCAACCGGATCCGGTGCTTCAGCAGCTGGAAGTCGCTTCCGATTATACGGTGTCCGCTACGGATGCTTTCAAACCGGTCAGCAAATATTGGGACCGTATCGTACGGCCCGAGCAGCTCATGTCGGCAGCGCTCCAAGCGATGCGCGTGTTGACGGATCCGGCCGAGACGGGGGCGGTAACCTTGGCACTGCCACAGGATGTTCAGGCAGAAGCTTATGATTACCCGGAAGCGTTTTTTAGTAAGCGCATTCATTATATCGACCGCCGTCCGCCTGCCGAAGGTGCGGTGCAACGCGCGGCAGATCTGCTAAAAGGCAAGAAGAAGCCGCTTATTATTGCCGGCGGAGGCGTATTGTACGCGTCGGCCGTGAGCGAGCTTCAAGACTTGGCGGAGACGTACGGCATTCCTGTGGCGGAGACGCAGGCCGGGAAAAGCGTACTCCCATGGAATCATCCGCTCAATGTTGGCGGCGTTGGAGTAACGGGAACGCTGGCAGCCAACCTGCTTGCCAAGCAAGCGGATGTCATCATCGGGGTAGGAACAAGGTATTCCGACTTTACCACATCTTCCAAATCGGCTTTTGCGGATGATGTTCAATTTATAAATATTAACGTAAGTCCGCTGGATTCCGCCAAATGGGGCGGTGCTGCCTTGACAGGCGATGCCAAGCCGGGACTTACGCAGCTTGCCGAGGCTCTTGCGGCATCCGGCTACCAAACCGCTTACGGCGGCCATGAAGTTGCGGATCTGAAGAAGACCTGGGATGCCGAGGTAGACCGGTTATACTCCTTGAAGCATGAGCAAGGACTTGCCCAGACCCATGCGCTTGGCGTTATTCAGAACACGATTGATCCAAGCTCCGTCATTGTCTGCGCGGCAGGCAGCCTGCCGGGGGATCTGCACCGCTTGTGGAGACCGGCCCAGCCGAAGACGTACCATATGGAATATGGTTTTTCGTGCATGGGCTATGAGGTGAGCGGAGCTTTTGGCGCGGCACTGGCAACAGCCGGTGAACGGGAAGTCTATGCCGTTGTTGGGGACGGAAGCTACTTCATGCTTCATTCCGAACTGATTACAAGCCTGCAGGAAGGCGTCAAAATCACCATCTTGTTATTCGATAACCACGGCTTCCAGTGTATTCATAACCTGCAGCGCGGCCACGGAAGCGAAGGCTTCGGCAACGAATTCCGCTACCGCGATAATGCTACGGGACGACTTACCGGCAGCTATATGCCGATTGACTTCACGGCACATGCCCGCAGCCTAGGGGCGAAAGCCTATAAGGCGAATTCCGCGGAAGAGCTTAAGGCAGCGCTCCTTCAAGCCAAGCAAGAGACGGTATCGACCTTGATCGAAATTCCTGTCGTGCCGGGTACCAATACAGCCGGTTACGAATCCTGGTGGAACGTTGGAGTGCCGGAAGTATCGGTCAGCAATAAAGTGCTGGACGCGCATGTGGACATGAAACAACGGATCCGCGCAGCAAGAACGATATAA
- a CDS encoding ABC transporter substrate-binding protein, producing the protein MKRKGWLKTVLITTLAATILGACGSNGGNNGNTGASPGTASESPAGKPGEKVKLTLWGAVPAEAGPQAVIDNWNKENPDIQVEYIRYVNDDPGNLKLDTALMTGQDADLYINYTLTRLQKRVDAGVALDLSGKTDYNIDDQMGQDAAQWKIGDKYYGIPTKKNMLFIWLNKDMLDAAGLPIPSVDWTWDDLREYASKLKKDKVYGLLQHDAAFTATIDGTIAGLGVTKPDGTSNFDNDLWKKQLQTVHDMMFVDKSTPEYGEQVTSKMPVDTMFLKGEAAMLSAGEFIFRNANDLTNFPHDFKIAFATIPKVTADQKDYKYPGGLGDVLSVNAKSKHQDAAWKFAKWYADGGMLPMASGGRIPSSKSVDNKQAMDLLLKGVEDKYDTESMNKVVFGQFPSFQLSVPQQALDARKEEYEKFFLNEQDLDTTLKNMAKRHQEYIK; encoded by the coding sequence ATGAAAAGAAAAGGCTGGTTAAAGACAGTACTGATTACGACTTTGGCTGCAACGATTCTTGGGGCATGCGGAAGCAATGGCGGCAATAACGGAAATACCGGTGCAAGCCCCGGAACGGCAAGCGAATCGCCGGCAGGCAAACCCGGTGAAAAAGTGAAGCTTACCTTGTGGGGAGCCGTTCCCGCTGAAGCGGGCCCTCAAGCCGTCATTGACAACTGGAATAAGGAAAATCCGGATATTCAGGTTGAATATATCCGCTACGTCAACGATGATCCGGGCAACCTGAAGCTTGACACGGCGCTTATGACCGGACAGGATGCGGACCTCTATATCAACTACACGCTCACCCGTCTGCAAAAACGCGTTGACGCCGGCGTAGCTCTGGATCTCAGCGGAAAAACCGATTACAACATCGATGATCAGATGGGGCAGGATGCTGCGCAATGGAAAATCGGGGATAAATATTACGGCATTCCCACAAAGAAAAATATGCTGTTTATCTGGCTGAACAAAGATATGCTGGATGCTGCCGGACTGCCGATCCCGTCTGTAGACTGGACTTGGGATGATTTGAGAGAGTATGCGAGTAAATTGAAAAAAGACAAAGTATACGGGCTGCTTCAGCATGATGCTGCTTTTACGGCTACAATCGACGGAACGATTGCCGGTCTTGGCGTAACGAAGCCGGACGGAACTTCCAACTTCGATAACGATCTCTGGAAGAAGCAATTGCAAACGGTTCATGACATGATGTTTGTAGACAAATCGACGCCGGAGTACGGCGAGCAGGTAACGAGCAAGATGCCGGTAGACACGATGTTCCTGAAAGGCGAAGCAGCGATGCTGTCGGCAGGCGAATTTATTTTCCGTAATGCGAATGACCTGACCAATTTCCCTCATGACTTCAAAATCGCGTTCGCTACGATTCCTAAAGTAACGGCGGACCAAAAGGATTACAAGTATCCGGGCGGTCTAGGCGACGTGCTTTCCGTAAACGCGAAATCCAAACACCAGGACGCTGCCTGGAAGTTCGCGAAATGGTATGCGGACGGCGGCATGCTGCCGATGGCAAGCGGCGGACGTATTCCGTCCTCGAAGAGCGTAGACAACAAACAAGCAATGGATTTGCTGCTTAAAGGGGTAGAAGACAAGTACGATACCGAATCGATGAACAAAGTCGTATTTGGCCAGTTCCCTTCGTTCCAGCTCAGCGTGCCGCAGCAGGCACTGGATGCGCGGAAGGAAGAGTACGAGAAATTCTTCCTGAACGAGCAGGATCTTGATACGACTCTCAAAAATATGGCCAAACGCCATCAGGAATATATCAAGTAA